A genomic stretch from Oreochromis aureus strain Israel breed Guangdong linkage group 17, ZZ_aureus, whole genome shotgun sequence includes:
- the LOC116312825 gene encoding putative nuclease HARBI1: protein MTLCLPVPPLLISNMDTDHVLACVISLLMEEPQQPTRHRRMILLRLRDNHVQTRALYCRINLSVPVLDRFYNNEDTRPDFPLSRESVTALLNLLNQDRRHGWGAPIEALVFLFWLASGAAYRVVSRVFAIPRSTVHHIVHRVTEEVVTTRHQVIHLPRTPEDQDAMSNGFVQLAGHRAFVKAAGAIDCCHVRINPPSGPDGQCYRKLLPSIILQAVCDRQGRFIDTYVGWPGSVHDSRVLRNSPLYRQAIYPPPGHFILADGGHPCLQHPLPLITPYKSPVQGVGALCFNSHHSRACCIIERAFGMIKTRFRAIFLQAQEVHHTFVPHVITACAILHNICLGVGDVVAPEDEPEDDVQDEGEAGLEAGSGALWRDRLSAEVSALEGVPLDHDYC from the exons ATGACG CTGTGCCTGCCCGTACCACCCCTCCTGATCAGCAACATGGACACAGACCACGTCCTCGCGTGTGTAATTTCCCTGCTAATGGAAGAGCCCCAACAACCCACCCGTCACAGACGAATGATCTTGTTGCGACTACGAGACAACCACGTGCAG ACCAGGGCCCTGTACTGCAGGATCAACCTGAGTGTCCCAGTCCTGGACAGATTCTACAACAATGAGGACACCAGGCCTGATTTCCCCCTCAGCAGGGAGTCCGTGACAGCGCTGCTGAATCTACTGAACCAGGATCGGAGACATGGTTGGGGTGCCCCAATCGAGGCCCTTGTGTTCCTCTTCTGGCTGGCAAGTGGAGCAGCCTACAGGGTCGTGTCCAGGGTGTTCGCAATACCCCGTTCCACTGTCCACCACATCGTGCACAGGGTCACAGAGGAGGTGGTGACCACGCGCCATCAGGTCATCCACCTCCCACGGACCCCAGAAGACCAAGATGCCATGTCCAATGGGTTTGTACAGCTGGCAGGCCACAGGGCCTTTGTGAAGGCTGCTGGTGCAATTGACTGCTGCCATGTCCGCATCAATCCCCCCAGCGGCCCTGACGGTCAGTGCTACAGGAAGTTGTTACCATCCATAATCCTGCAGGCGGTTTGTGACCGTCAGGGCCGTTTCATTGATACATATGTGGGCTGGCCGGGGTCAGTGCATGACTCCAGGGTGCTCCGCAACAGCCCACTGTATCGGCAGGCCATTTACCCTCCTCCAGGGCACTTCATCCTTGCAGATGGAGGGCACCCATGTCTCCAGCATCCACTCCCCCTCATCACTCCCTACAAGAGCCCTGTCCAAGGTGTGGGAGCCCTGTGCTTTAACTCCCATCATTCCAGGGCGTGCTGTATTATAGAGCGTGCCTTTGGAATGATCAAGACAAGGTTCCGGGCTATCTTCCTCCAAGCGCAGGAGGTGCACCACACCTTTGTGCCACAT GTCATAACAGCATGTGCCATCCTGCACAACATCTGCCTCGGTGTCGGGGATGTTGTGGCCCCGGAGGATGAGCCCGAGGACGACGTGCAAGATGAGGGGGAGGCTGGTTTGGAGGCAGGCAGTGGTGCTCTCTGGCGGGATCGGCTATCTGCAGAGGTGTCTGCCTTGGAGGGGGTACCCCTGGACCACGATTATTGTTAG